One region of Catenulispora sp. EB89 genomic DNA includes:
- a CDS encoding heavy metal translocating P-type ATPase, translating into MTCAACVSRVERRLARVDGVSAGVNLATGRARILHPAHIPVQDLIAAVEQAGYTACLVSAAAPPESEPEPPTDRERLLGVAAMAVPVILLSMIPAFQFRNWQWFCFLLAAPVVTWGAWPFHRRALLNLRHATATMDTLVSLGILASFGWSVYALFFGTAGDPGMRMGFSLRAGGGGDGAGHMYLEAAVGVPLFVLCGRYLESRARRQTGSALRSLAELSVKEVCVRDNGHERWIPLNQLLTGQEFVVRPGEKVATDGIVVEGASALDLSMLTGESVPVEAGPGARVAGGTMNVGGTLLVRATAIGADTRLARIAALVEDAQTGKARAQRLADTVAAVFVPAVLAIAATVLGFWQGAGARPQVAITAAVAVLVVACPCALGLATPTALLAATGRGAQLGILVKGPEVLERLRHLDTVVLDKTGTLTEGRMTLLATTPAPGHDAAEVLRLAAAVEQRSEHPLARAVTAAAVAVAALRTAPDSGGSALPDVADFWSRPGIGVGATVEGHEVRVLRPDEPHELPEALRTALADADERGCTPVLVEVDGAPAAILTIGDTLRPDAYRTVRRLRVLGLEPVLATGDGPGAAAAVARELGITAVHHSASPERKAAIVADLRATGRVVAVVGDGVNDTVALAAADLGVAMGGGTDAAIGAAGLTLVRADIGLVADAVCLARRTLSTIRANLLWAFGYNLVLIPLAAVGLLNPMLAAAAMSASSLLVVGNSLRLRTWQPQRRSLGGGAR; encoded by the coding sequence ATGACCTGCGCCGCATGCGTCAGTCGCGTGGAACGGCGCCTGGCCCGCGTCGACGGCGTCTCGGCCGGCGTGAACCTGGCCACCGGCCGGGCCCGCATCCTGCATCCGGCGCACATCCCGGTCCAGGACCTGATCGCCGCGGTCGAGCAGGCCGGATACACGGCGTGCCTGGTCTCCGCCGCCGCCCCGCCGGAGTCGGAGCCCGAGCCGCCAACCGACCGCGAACGCCTGCTCGGCGTCGCCGCGATGGCCGTGCCGGTCATCCTCCTGTCCATGATCCCGGCGTTCCAGTTCCGCAACTGGCAATGGTTCTGCTTCCTCCTCGCCGCGCCAGTCGTGACCTGGGGCGCCTGGCCCTTCCACCGCCGAGCCCTGCTCAACCTGCGGCACGCCACCGCGACCATGGACACCCTGGTGAGCCTTGGCATCCTCGCGTCCTTCGGCTGGTCGGTCTACGCGTTGTTCTTCGGCACCGCAGGCGACCCCGGCATGCGCATGGGCTTCTCGCTCCGCGCTGGTGGCGGCGGCGACGGTGCCGGGCACATGTACCTGGAAGCAGCCGTCGGCGTGCCCTTGTTCGTCCTCTGCGGGCGCTATCTGGAAAGCCGAGCCCGACGCCAGACCGGATCAGCCCTCCGCTCCCTCGCCGAGCTGAGCGTCAAAGAAGTCTGCGTCCGCGACAACGGCCACGAGCGCTGGATCCCACTGAACCAACTCCTCACCGGCCAGGAGTTCGTGGTCCGCCCCGGCGAGAAGGTCGCCACCGACGGCATCGTCGTCGAAGGCGCCTCCGCGCTCGACCTCAGCATGCTGACCGGCGAGAGCGTCCCCGTCGAGGCCGGCCCGGGGGCCCGCGTCGCCGGCGGCACCATGAACGTCGGAGGCACGCTCCTCGTCCGCGCGACCGCGATCGGCGCCGATACCCGACTGGCCCGCATCGCCGCCCTGGTCGAAGACGCCCAGACCGGCAAAGCCCGCGCGCAGCGCCTCGCCGACACCGTCGCCGCGGTGTTCGTCCCGGCGGTGCTGGCCATCGCCGCGACCGTCCTCGGCTTCTGGCAGGGCGCCGGAGCGCGGCCCCAGGTCGCGATCACCGCAGCCGTCGCGGTCCTGGTCGTCGCCTGCCCGTGCGCGCTCGGCCTGGCCACCCCGACCGCGCTGCTGGCCGCCACCGGACGCGGCGCGCAGCTGGGCATCCTGGTCAAGGGGCCCGAAGTGCTGGAACGGCTGCGGCACCTGGACACCGTCGTCCTGGACAAGACCGGCACGCTGACCGAAGGCCGCATGACGCTGCTCGCCACCACGCCGGCCCCGGGGCACGACGCCGCCGAGGTACTACGGCTGGCCGCAGCCGTCGAACAGCGCTCCGAGCACCCCTTGGCGCGCGCCGTCACCGCCGCTGCCGTTGCTGTTGCCGCGCTTCGTACGGCTCCGGACAGCGGCGGCTCGGCGCTGCCCGACGTCGCAGACTTCTGGTCGCGTCCCGGTATCGGCGTCGGCGCGACGGTCGAAGGCCACGAAGTCCGCGTCCTACGACCTGACGAGCCCCACGAACTACCCGAAGCACTCCGTACAGCGCTGGCCGACGCCGACGAACGCGGCTGCACCCCCGTCCTGGTCGAAGTGGACGGAGCCCCGGCAGCGATCCTCACGATCGGCGACACCCTCCGCCCCGACGCCTACCGCACCGTGCGCCGGCTCCGAGTCCTCGGACTGGAACCGGTCCTGGCGACCGGCGACGGCCCGGGCGCGGCCGCCGCCGTGGCGCGTGAGCTGGGCATCACCGCTGTGCACCACTCGGCCTCGCCGGAACGCAAGGCTGCGATCGTCGCCGACCTGCGCGCCACCGGCCGCGTCGTGGCCGTGGTCGGCGACGGCGTCAACGACACCGTCGCACTCGCCGCGGCCGACCTGGGCGTCGCCATGGGAGGCGGGACGGACGCCGCGATCGGCGCCGCCGGCCTGACCCTGGTGCGCGCCGACATCGGCCTGGTCGCCGACGCCGTGTGCCTGGCCCGGCGCACGCTGTCCACGATCCGCGCGAACCTGCTCTGGGCCTTCGGCTACAACCTCGTCCTCATCCCGCTGGCCGCCGTCGGACTGCTGAACCCGATGCTGGCCGCCGCCGCGATGTCCGCGAGCTCGCTGCTGGTCGTCGGCAACAGCCTGCGGCTGCGCACGTGGCAGCCGCAGCGCCGCAGCCTCGGGGGAGGGGCGCGATGA
- a CDS encoding copper chaperone PCu(A)C, protein MTGSGARRWTAAVRAAAVPIAAAGLTLTLLTGWVAAGRAGTPRPVRVSAGWILVPTSPTTTAAFFTVRNPGDVPDTLLRATSTVSPDVELSRHLHVGTEGRPDPVASLAIPARGELRMAPHVADVVIANPPDLRPGQQVTFTLRFRHSGTVTVSAIAIRPEDLYARLG, encoded by the coding sequence ATGACCGGCTCAGGCGCGCGGCGGTGGACGGCTGCCGTCCGCGCGGCGGCGGTTCCGATCGCGGCAGCCGGGCTCACGCTCACCCTCCTGACCGGCTGGGTCGCGGCCGGCCGCGCCGGCACCCCGCGACCGGTGCGGGTCAGCGCCGGGTGGATCCTCGTGCCCACCAGCCCGACGACCACCGCGGCGTTCTTCACGGTGCGCAACCCCGGCGACGTCCCCGACACCCTGCTCCGAGCCACCTCGACCGTGTCGCCGGACGTCGAACTCAGCCGTCACCTGCACGTCGGCACCGAAGGCCGGCCGGACCCCGTCGCGAGCCTCGCCATCCCGGCGCGCGGGGAGCTGCGGATGGCACCGCACGTCGCCGACGTCGTCATCGCGAACCCGCCGGACCTCCGCCCCGGCCAGCAGGTCACGTTCACGCTCCGCTTCCGCCACAGCGGCACCGTCACGGTCAGCGCGATCGCGATCCGGCCCGAGGACCTGTACGCCCGACTCGGCTGA